A single genomic interval of Malania oleifera isolate guangnan ecotype guangnan chromosome 11, ASM2987363v1, whole genome shotgun sequence harbors:
- the LOC131167897 gene encoding uncharacterized protein LOC131167897 — translation MAANRWLRPEVYPLFAAVGVAVGICGFQLVRNICFNPEVRVNKEGRAAGVLENHAEGEKYAEHSLRKYVRNKNPEIMPSINRFFTDSK, via the exons ATGGCTGCCAATCGATGGTTGAGGCCCGAG GTTTATCCTCTGTTCGCTGCTGTAGGTGTAGCTGTGGGGATTTGCGGATTCCAGCTGGTGCGAAACATTTGCTTCAATCCTGAAGTCAG GGTGAACAAGGAAGGCAGGGCTGCAGGCGTGCTGGAGAATCACGCCGAGGGTGAAAAGTATGCCGAGCATTCCCTCAGAAAGTATGTTCGGAATAAAAATCCTGAGATCATGCCTTCCATCAACCGCTTCTTTACCGACTCAAAATGA